In a single window of the Planctomycetia bacterium genome:
- a CDS encoding aquaporin produces MNQLYKQSIAELLGTFFITFIGAGAVCVDAFLQFSGQPSIGPLSIAVAQALAVAIAITFTMNVSGGYCNPAVSFALLFTGRLEYKQTTYFVFAQFLGALLAGFFLTVIFGYAGNTVSTVALGTPHCAERLKALFNRDMDLQLTAMATLIELIMTFLLVLAIYGTAIDRRTPRVGGFGVGAAVLVIILVGAAFTGACMNPARYLGTTVWEAGIQNDWSKIGDWYVYFIGPVLGAVLAAWIYSSYVLETPPEKV; encoded by the coding sequence ATGAATCAACTCTACAAGCAATCTATTGCGGAGCTACTGGGAACATTTTTTATTACATTCATTGGTGCCGGGGCTGTCTGTGTTGATGCGTTCCTTCAGTTTTCGGGACAGCCATCCATTGGCCCTTTGAGCATTGCCGTTGCACAAGCCTTGGCTGTGGCCATTGCGATCACATTTACCATGAACGTTTCTGGTGGATATTGTAACCCGGCAGTTTCTTTCGCGTTGCTCTTTACTGGACGATTGGAATACAAGCAAACAACCTATTTTGTTTTCGCACAATTCCTGGGAGCTTTGCTGGCGGGCTTTTTTCTTACAGTAATTTTTGGTTATGCAGGAAATACTGTCTCCACGGTAGCTCTTGGAACGCCACATTGCGCTGAAAGACTGAAAGCACTGTTCAATCGCGATATGGATCTGCAATTGACAGCGATGGCTACACTTATCGAATTGATCATGACTTTCCTGCTGGTGCTCGCAATCTATGGCACAGCCATTGATCGTCGTACGCCTCGAGTTGGCGGTTTCGGGGTTGGTGCAGCAGTGTTAGTGATAATACTAGTCGGTGCTGCTTTCACAGGGGCATGCATGAACCCGGCTAGATACTTGGGAACAACTGTTTGGGAAGCTGGAATTCAGAACGATTGGTCAAAAATAGGTGACTGGTACGTGTATTTTATCGGTCCGGTGTTAGGTGCCGTTCTGGCTGCCTGGATTTACAGTTCCTATGTGCTGGAAACGCCACCCGAAAAAGTTTGA